The Periplaneta americana isolate PAMFEO1 chromosome 10, P.americana_PAMFEO1_priV1, whole genome shotgun sequence genome includes a window with the following:
- the LOC138707669 gene encoding uncharacterized protein, giving the protein MMNSLYSIMTVMFLASSLRNHIQGSSCPETRRADEKDNSRFYYCIDLPFSSVGYVWIPANCNYGLVFQPLLKMCVVPKDDVCLNGIVNTDIHISEKKPIETPNTAPDIAAVLASKLQNLENIHNSQHTTVDKNGDNSYFSPTPPNIHTTNVKTAHATYKDITDYPVTAKTTLVTLVNQIQYFNSDNTADINRLPTSSLPPVLSTSPLTQRISTSSPKPIKSNSQDLPCTVGVRMPNLTDCTRYYMCNASSRDLYSYTCPEKMAFNAYKHVCEASIYAKCKEQITTESSLSIMITTVTTPSTNPCLIPGKMSDPDSRHHYYICYYHATKMERHRFACPNNLYYCASRKVCKKQNDCPDWHGIS; this is encoded by the exons ATGATGAACTCACTTTACAGCATTATGACAGTCATGTTTCTCGCTTCTAGTCTTAGGAATCACATTCAAG GAAGTTCCTGTCCTGAAACTCGACGGGCTGATGAAAAAGACAACAGCCGGTTCTATTATTGCATTGACCTCCCATTTTCGTCTGTGGGCTATGTTTGGATTCCAGCAAACTGCAACTACGGTTTG GTTTTTCAACCTCTTCTAAAAATGTGTGTAGTGCCTAAAGATGATGTCTGTCTGAACGGAATTGTGAATACGGACATTCATATTTCTGAAAAGAAACCAATAGAAACTCCAAACACGGCTCCAGACATAGCAGCAGTTCTTGCttcaaaattgcaaaatttggaAAACATCCATAACAGCCAGCACACCACAGTTGACAAGAATGGTGACAATAGTTACTTCTCACCTACACCACCCAATATCCACACTACCAACGTCAAAACTGCTCATGCTACATATAAG GACATTACGGATTATCCAGTCACAGCTAAAACCACACTGGTAACCTTAGTGAACCAAATACAATACTTCAACAGTGACAACACAGCTGATATTAACAGGTTACCAACATCATCTCTACCTCCAGTTTTATCAACATCACCACTTACTCAAAGAATATCAACTTCATCACCAAAGCCCATAAAAAGTAATTCTCAAGATTTACCATGCACAGTTGGTGTAAGAATGCCAAATCTGACGGACTGTACAAGATATTACATGTGTAATGCTTCATCGCGTGATCTGTATTCTTACACCTGTCCTGAAAAAATGGCATTTAATGCTTATAAACATGTCTGTGAAGCGAGCATTTATGCCAAGTGTAAAGAGCAAATTACAACTGAAAGTTCGCTTAGTATCATGATCACTACTGTCACTACACCAAGTACCAACCCGTGTCTTATCCCTGGAAAAATGTCTGATCCTGACTCAAGGCACCATTATTACATCTGTTATTATCATGCTACTAAAATGGAAAGGCATAGATTTGCCTGTCCCAACAACTTGTATTACTGTGCATCACGGAAGGTGTGCAAAAAGCAAAATGATTGTCCTGACTGGCATGGTATTAGCTGA